One genomic segment of Impatiens glandulifera chromosome 6, dImpGla2.1, whole genome shotgun sequence includes these proteins:
- the LOC124942149 gene encoding uncharacterized protein LOC124942149, with the protein MSNRRLHLASDDDDDEELVPPPRRSRLRSRNKEEPKDQQRKRKKLKLVDEDDEEEEVGGKKTKEEGPSTSGSAGDYEKEEPVADANPIGDSIRVSGKGRTRRGHFDSFEYDGITFELEDPVLLVPEDTRQKPYVAIIKDISQKRNGSVMVTGQWFYRPEEAERKLGGNWKSRDTRELFYSFHRDEVPAESVMHKCVVHFIPLNKQIPRRKQHPGFIVQKVYDTEQKKLFKLTDKDYEDIKQHEIDLLVQKTMSRVGELPDVEIPESSNEQEERNKRLFRKKTMAPLDVSRDDEGTTRSGQQLKPETPGSVTSNTSEYYIILSNFKVLTGETQRDKWLERILQGIQFICTSKDNPESIDKDKLGTQGINGANGSSSKTADGSLDINNAETFQWPKAAVPAVTALEKATHEAFSSDFQKYNQKLRQLLFNLKNNAMLTRRMLKGELEPSKILNMSPIELKEGLTSEELASKQPEESEHMQMADARCKRCTGKKVGIKDIIGERYQLECIGCGNTWFSSRDEASTLTINEPIQPGSVGIAPLATAKFEDVEKALVSPREVGGGDNKSAVEILKKSTEAFIPVLDTQKSLNKSRTNEGPSTTKVED; encoded by the exons ATGAGTAATCGTCGCTTGCATCTTGCAagcgatgatgatgacgatgaagAGCTCGTGCCGCCGCCGCGGCGTTCGCGTTTGCGTTCAAGGAACAAGGAAGAACCGAAAGACCAgcaaaggaagaggaagaagttaAAGCTCGTGGACGAAGATGACGAGGAAGAAGAAGTTGGAGGAAAGAAAACTAAGGAGGAAGGACCTTCGACTAGCGGAAGTGCTGGGGATTATGAAAAAGAAGAACCTGTAGCTGATGCTAATCCAATTGGTGATTCGATTAGGGTTTCTGGAAAGGGACGTACTAGACGTGGTCACTTTGATTCGTTTGAGTATGATGGAATTACATTTGAACTT GAAGATCCTGTGTTGTTAGTTCCTGAGGATACAAGACAGAAGCCTTATGTTGCTATAATTAAG GATATTTCTCAAAAAAGAAATGGGAGTGTCATGGTTACTGGACAATGGTTTTATCGACCCGAAGAAGCAGAAAGAAAATTAGGTGGGAATTGGAAATCACGTGATACAAGGGAGTTGTTCTATAGTTTTCATCGAGATGAGGTCCCTGCAGAATCTGTAATGCATAAATGTGTAGTTCACTTTATCCCTCTAAACAAACAGATCCCCAGACGTAAGCAACATCCTGGTTTTATTGTACAAAAGGTGTACGATACTGAACAGAAAAAATTGTTCAAGCTCACTGATAAGGATTATGAAGATATAAAACAGCATGAAATTGATCTCCTTGTTCAGAAAACAATGTCTCGAGTGGGAGAACTTCCAGATGTAGAGATACCAGAAAGCTCTAATGAACAAGAAGAGAGAAACAAAAGGCTTTTTAGGAAAAAAACTATGGCACCCCTTGATGTTTCAAGGGATGATGAAGGGACAACTAGATCTGGTCAACAGTTAAAACCAGAAACTCCGGGAAGTGTTACAAGTAATACGTCTGAGTATTAcatcattttgtcaaattttaaaGTCCTCACTGGTGAAACACAACGTGACAAGTGGTTAGAAAGGATTCTTCAAGGAATTCAGTTTATTTGCACTTCAAAGGACAATCCAGAAAGTATTGACAAAGATAAACTTGGTACTCAAGGCATCAATGGGGCAAATGGTAGTAGCTCAAAAACTGCAGATGGCTCCCTAGATATTAAT AATGCTGAAACTTTTCAGTGGCCTAAAGCTGCTGTTCCTGCTGTGACTGCACTTGAGAAGGCTACACATGAAGCCTTTTCTTCAGATTTTCAGAAGTATAACCAGAAGCTGAGACAGCTTTTGTTTAATCTCAAG AATAATGCCATGTTAACCCGACGAATGCTAAAGGGAGAGTTGGAACCCTCAAAAATACTGAACATGTCACCGATTGAATTGAAG GAGGGTTTAACATCAGAAGAATTAGCAAGCAAGCAGCCTGAAGAGTCAGAACATATGCAG ATGGCTGATGCGCGCTGCAAGAGATGTACTGGAAAAAAAGTAGGTATAAAAGACATTATTGGCGAACGCTATCAG TTGGAATGCATTGGTTGTGGTAATACATGGTTTTCTTCTCGAGATGAGGCTTCTACACTGACTATAAACGAGCCAATACAACCAGGAAGTGTTGGAATTGCACCATTGGCCACGGCTAAATTTGAAGATGTGGAAAAAGCTCTCGTGAGCCCAAGAGAAGTCGGAGGAGGAGATAATAAGTCTGctgttgaaattttgaaaaagtcAACGGAAGCCTTcattccggttttggatacacaGAAATCCCTTAACAAATCACGAACCAACGAAGGTCCATCCACCACCAAAGTTGAGGATTAA
- the LOC124941075 gene encoding uncharacterized protein LOC124941075 — MGMIDMEFDKYCIVDANCSSFIDKKGTVKKIKQDFSRDINFHRFRSSSCKSSPTRDSRLEDLAMNSPKSRRKIEIANRGAKPFTFFEILDSCCNSEEEDDDEDDDLKMKRNDIVLSSDGFLEISFDSPDGRKFESAEQCRSGETDDQKLLLRFDSPGNCLSETENNSNTSTPNSTLGRFKENKFFLRKKKKSTLCRSLLNEFSNTSIKESESERKLFSPAHLRGFLKVENRNGLLPSFEFSMNFPEDVLVAQTLKTDDITKWAYTFSSFRNRRKCRKGSGSSSSSSMLAQMQVSSSSSSITECVLYDNATKVGKCDGLMNLNPKVEIAAIEIESWRDEKCISRMGRVNVITGAGKHGLPPSGDSIGPSSLLERWRSGGGCDCGGWDMACSLTVLANHMCADNQHCFQLFLQGMKDDKTPALSMMVLGEGQYSIEFHARLSTLQAFSICIAILHSTLLQHQEHNEKPLLNRDQMKVFAEEEVNRLTAAQDERRTEINKQVFVNPSFLVNPPFSPIARV, encoded by the exons ATGGGGATGATTGATATGGAGTTTGATAAGTATTGTATAGTTGATGCAAATTGTTCATCTTTTATTGACAAGAAAGGAACTGTGAAGAAGATTAAACAGGATTTCAGTAGGGATATCAATTTTCATCGTTTTCGTAGTTCATCTTGTAAGAGTAGTCCTACTCGGGATTCTAGATTGGAGGATCTGGCTATGAATTCGCCAAAATCAAGAAGAAAAATCGAGATAGCAAACAGGGGTGCCAAGCCTTTTACCTTTTTCGAAATTCTCGATTCTTGTTGTAAttctgaagaagaagatgatgatgaagatgatgatctGAAGATGAAAAGAAACGATATTGTCTTATCTTCAGATGGGTTTCTAGAGATTTCCTTTGATTCTCCAGATGGAAGGAAATTTGAATCTGCAGAACAATGTCGAAGTGGAGAAACAGATGATCAGAAGTTGTTGTTAAGGTTTGATTCACCAGGAAATTGTCTTTCGGAAACTGAAAACAACTCGAATACGAGCACTCCCAATTCAACATTGGGTCGTTTTAAGGAAAACAAGTTCTTcttaaggaagaagaagaagagcacaCTTTGTAGGTCATTGTTGAATGAATTTTCAAACACGTCGATAAAAGAATCCGAATCCGAAAGGAAATTGTTTTCCCCTGCTCATCTGCGAGGTTTTCTCAAggtggaaaacagaaacgggctTCTGCCCTCGTTTGAATTCTCCATGAACTTTCCTGAAGATGTTCTCGTCGCTCAGACATTGAAAACAGACGATATAACGAAATGGGCATACACCTTTTCTTCATTTCGTAATCGAAGAAAATGCAGGAAAGGTAgtggttcttcttcttcttcatctatgTTGGCTCAGATGCAAGTTTCCAGTTCTTCATCGTCGATTACGGAATGCGTTCTGTATGATAATGCGACAAAAGTAGGAAAGTGCGATGGTTTGATGAATTTGAATCCAAAAGTTGAAATTGCAGCCATAGAGATTGAGAGTTGGAGAGACGAGAAATGCATTTCGAGGATGGGGAGAGTGAATGTGATTACAGGTGCAGGAAAGCATGGTTTACCGCCGAGTGGCGATAGCATCGGCCCTTCATCGTTGCTTGAACGATGGAGATCGGGTGGAGGTTGTGATTGTGGCGGTTGGGACATGGCTTGTTCTTTAACTGTCTTGGCTAATCATATGTGTGCAGATAATCAACATTGTTTTCAGCTATTTCTCCAG GGCATGAAGGATGATAAAACGCCAGCATTATCAATGATGGTGCTCGGGGAGGGGCAATACTCAATTGAATTTCATGCTCGTTTGTCGACATTACAAGCATTTTCCATATGTATTGCGATATTGCATTCAACACTATTACAACACCAAGAGCACAATGAGAAACCATTACTAAACCGTGATCAAATGAAGGTGTTTGCGGAAGAGGAAGTAAACCGATTAACAGCTGCCCAAGATGAGAGGAGAACCGAAATCAATAAACAAGTTTTTGTGAACCCCTCGTTTCTTGTTAACCCACCATTTTCGCCTATTGCTCGTGTCTAG